A portion of the Lolium rigidum isolate FL_2022 chromosome 1, APGP_CSIRO_Lrig_0.1, whole genome shotgun sequence genome contains these proteins:
- the LOC124708105 gene encoding wall-associated receptor kinase 2-like gives MSTPLFLVPALLLAAAAATTKTAESLTVAPGCQASCGSVDIPYPFGIGSGCSRKGFEIDCINNGPVLTGTSFEVVRLSVDPAESLVRLPVGFKCYNASDPSNYEDSSYGETFINKEGVYRISNTHNMVVVLGCNTFAQASSTKTDGTNYTYAFYTGCMSYCNNSASAQDGLCAGVGCCHVDVPPGLTDNFFKFTTYEHNGMMDYSPCDYGFLVDRTNYTFKRSDLLRDPNRTSLVWLDWAIRDNVTVSGDILSCTEAAKTTTPKYACVSDHSKCVNSINGPGYNCSCYDGYEGNAYVVNGCTNINECANSTKYPCKGECEDIEGSYRCTCPSGYRSDDATIIPCTRKFPLVAQVCIGTIGGILVIAFMAFFIIIRKERRKTKEFYEKNGGLTLEKAKVIKLFKKEELKKILKSDNIIGKGGFGEVYKGLVDNELVAVKKPIRSNVLESTQFANEVIIQSQVIHKNIVKLIGCCLEVDTPMLVYEFIPKGSLDDILHKGDNKVPLSLDVRLSIIKDSAHGLAYMHSQAHTKILHGDVKPANILLNGNFVPKLSDFGISRLIAIDKDHTANVIGDMTYMDPVYLQTGRLTEKSDVYSFGVVILEVISRKKATHRDNNSLVASFLECRKEGRKATELFDQEIAATEDLELLEVLAGIAVECLNIDVDHRPSMTDVVARLATLRAWPTRFGLSD, from the exons ATGTCGACCCCATTATTCTTGGTTCCCGCTCTGCTActggcggcagcagcagctaccaccaaGACGGCCGAGAGCCTCACCGTGGCTCCTGGCTGCCAGGCGAGCTGCGGCAGCGTGGACATCCCCTATCCTTTCGGCATCGGCAGCGGCTGCTCCCGCAAGGGCTTCGAGATCGACTGCATCAACAACGGCCCTGTGCTCACCGGCACGTCCTTCGAGGTGGTGCGTCTTTCAGTGGATCCTGCTGAATCGCTGGTGAGGCTCCCCGTCGGGTTTAAGTGCTACAACGCCTCCGATCCAAGCAACTATGAGGACTCTAGCTATGGTGAGACGTTCATAAACAAGGAAGGCGTGTACCGCATCTCCAACACGCACAATATGGTCGTCGTCCTTGGCTGTAACACCTTTGCACAGGCGTCGAGCACCAAGACCGACGGCACCAACTACACCTACGCTTTCTACACAGGGTGCATGTCCTACTGCAACAACTCGGCGAGCGCCCAGGACGGCCTGTGCGCAGGCGTCGGGTGCTGCCACGTCGATGTCCCTCCGGGgctcaccgacaacttcttcaagttcaccacgtACGAACACAATGGCATGATGGACTACAGCCCATGCGACTACGGCTTCCTCGTTGACAGGACCAACTACACCTTCAAGCGCTCAGACCTCCTCAGGGACCCAAACCGGACCTCTCTGGTGTGGCTAGACTGGGCAATCCGCGACAACGTCACTGTCTCCGGCGACATACTATCGTGCACCGAAGCGGCCAAGACCACCACCCCGAAGTACGCCTGCGTGAGCGATCACAGTAAGTGCGTTAACAGCATCAATGGGCCTGGCTACAACTGCAGCTGCTACGATGGCTATGAGGGCAACGCCTATGTTGTCAATGGATGCACCA ATATAAATGAATGTGCAAATTCAACCAAGTATCCATGCAAAGGTGAATGTGAGGACATCGAAGGATCTTACCGATGTACATGTCCTTCAGGTTACCGAAGCGATGACGCGACGATCATACCATGTACTCGAAAGTTCCCACTAGTTGCACAGGTTTGCATAG GTACAATAGGTGGTATTCTTGTCATCGCATTCATGGCATTTTTCATTATTATTCGAAAAGAGAGGCGGAAGACCAAAGAGTTTTATGAGAAAAATGGTGGTCTAACCTTAGAGAAGGCAAAAGTTATAAAGCTTTTCAAAAAGGAGGAGCTCAAGAAAATTTTGAAGAGTGATAATATAATCGGAAAAGGTGGCTTTGGTGAAGTTTACAAGGGGCTTGTTGATAATGAACTTGTCGCAGTAAAGAAACCAATTCGCAGCAATGTTCTGGAGAGCACACAATTTGCAAATGAAGTCATCATCCAGTCTCAAGTCATCCACAAGAACATCGTTAAGCTCATAGGTTGCTGCTTAGAAGTGGATACCCCCATGCTAGTGTATGAGTTCATCCCCAAAGGAAGCCTGGATGACATTCTTCACAAGGGTGACAACAAGGTGCCTCTCAGTTTAGATGTGCGTCTAAGTATTATTAAAGACTCAGCACATGGACTAGCTTATATGCATTCACAAGCCCACACCAAAATCCTGCACGGTGATGTTAAACCGGCAAATATACTCTTGAATGGCAATTTTGTCCCAAAGCTCTCAGACTTTGGCATATCAAGGTTAATTGCAATAGACAAGGACCACACCGCAAACGTCATTGGTGACATGACTTATATGGATCCAGTCTACCTACAAACAGGCCGATTGACCGAAAAAAGTGATGTCTACAGTTTTGGGGTTGTCATCTTAGAAGTCATTAGCAGGAAGAAGGCCACTCACAGAGACAATAACAGCTTAGTGGCGAGTTTTCTTGAATGTCGCAAAGAAGGGAGGAAAGCAACAGAGTTGTTTGATCAGGAAATTGCAGCAACAGAAGATTTGGAGCTCCTTGAGGTCCTGGCAGGGATTGCTGTGGAATGTCTTAATATTGATGTGGACCACAGGCCATCAATGACAGATGTTGTGGCACGCCTTGCCACATTAAGGGCATGGCCAACTAGGTTTGGACTGTCAGACTAG